A genomic region of Gossypium hirsutum isolate 1008001.06 chromosome D01, Gossypium_hirsutum_v2.1, whole genome shotgun sequence contains the following coding sequences:
- the LOC107921535 gene encoding uncharacterized protein, whose translation MIENTIRSGKIDAGKSSRRSVSKRKENEVNNTSSYSKTVTVNQSKKVAVNQQGSSKQRSDTRQNTEKLQFTPIPIPYRELYQNLFNAHVVAPHHLKPLQPPYPKWYDANAQYDYHAGIVGHSIEHCTVFKKLVEKLISMGVVKLDDSPSTENPLPNHNDNGVNMIGGSMGRKIKEDISEVKIPLRWVWKNMECTEFRALVQGLMDNKEMDFYEEVKEDWSICTSESSKVPRVVQPVVIISRPKKDEVRTSAMLRIIIKKPATFPYQDSKKVPWNYECNTTVPGKETAKSQCVSANPESMKEATLGEQKGKVVEPVKEEEVVEFLKFLKYSEYNVVEQLHKQSARISVLSLLLNSEIHRSTLMKMLNKTYVSKDISVSKLDRLVNNISADNFIFFNDDEIPSGGMGSTKALHITARCKGRILSGVLIDNGSALNVLSLFTLNRLPIDSSHMKTCQNVVRAFDGTERKVMGRIEVPLLIGPTVYEVDFIVMDIKPSYNYLLGRPWIHSTGAVPSSLHQMLKLVSDGRLVTIKAEENMIIAVSNEIPYVETNDESVECSFRSLEFVNAAFVPEGSKILAPKLSKTTEMGLQLLVGKKALPGRGLERYLQGKIEVLVLKEKQDNFGLGYKPDRGQRRKEIEKRQERRKARLNGEEAKWEPMIIPHISKTFISGGVIH comes from the exons atgatagaaaataccATCAGAAGTGGGAAAATAGATGCTGGGAAAAGTAGCAGAAGATCCGTTTCGAAGAGGAAAGAGAACGAGGTCAACAACACAAGTTCGTATTCGAAGACAGTTACAGTAAATCAGTCGAAAAAAGTGGCTGTTAATCAGCAAGGATCATCAAAGCAGAGATCTGACACAAGACAAAACACAGAGAAGCTTCAATTTACGCCAATCCCAATACCGTATAGGGAGCTATatcagaatctattcaatgcacacgTGGTTGCCCCTCACCACTTAAAACCTctgcaacctccataccccaagTGGTACGATGCGAACGCACAGTACGATTATCACGCGGGAATTGTGGGGCACTCTATAGAACATTGTACGGTGTTCAAGAAGCTAGTAGAAAAGCTTATAAGCATGGGCGTGGTTAAATTGGATGATTCACCTAGTAcagagaatccgttacctaatcataaTGATAATGGAGTGAACATGATAGGTGGGAGCATGGGTAGAAAGATTAAGGAGGACATATCAGAGGTGAAAATTCCTTTGAGGTGGGTCTGGAAAAATATG GAATGCACAGAATTCAGAGCCTTGGTTCAAGGcttgatggataacaaggagatggaCTTTTATGAAGAAGTTAAGGAGGATTGGAGCATTTGCACATCAGAGTCTTCAAAGGTTCCAAGAGTAGTGCaacctgtggtcattatctcgcgACCCAAGAAGGATGAGGTGAGAACATCAGCAATGCTAAGGATAATAATAAAGAAACCTGCAACCTTTCCTTACCAAGACAGTAAGAAAGTCCCATGGAACTATGAGTGCAATACGACTGTCCCAGGAAAAGAGACTGCAAAGAGCCAGTGTGTGAGTGCCAATCCAGAATCTATGAAAGAGGCTACACTAGGGGAGCAAAAAGGGAAAGTAGTTGAGCCAGTGAAGGAGGAAGAAGTTGTGGAATTCCTTAAATTTTTAAAGTATAGTGAGTATAATGTCGTTGAGCAGTTGCATAAACAATCGGCTCGCATATCTGTACTGTCCTTACTCTTGAATTCAGAAATACATCGGAGTACGTTGATGAAGATGCTAAATAAGACCTATGTGTCCAAGGATATTTCTGTCAGTAAGCTAGATCGGTTGGTCAATAATatcagtgctgacaatttcatatttttcaatgatgatgaaataccttcTGGGGGCATGGGATCTACCAAAGCTTTGCATATCACTGCACGATGCAAGGGGCGTATTTTGTCAGGAGTACTGATTGACAATGGGTCAGCTTTGAATGTATTGTCGTTATTCACACTTAACAGGTTAcccatagacagttcgcacatgaaaacgTGTCAAAATGTAGTGAGGGCATTTGACGGTACAGAAAggaaggtcatgggaagaattgaggtACCCTTATTGATTGGTCCAACAGTTTATGAGGTAGATTTTATTGTGATGGACATCAAACCTTCCTATAACTACTTAttagggagaccatggatacattcaACAGGGGCAGTACCGTCATCGTTACATCAGATGTTGAAGTTAGTGTCAGATGGTCGACTAGTGACAATAAAAGCCGAAGAGAATATGATAATAGCTGTATCCAATGAGATTCCGTACGTGGAGACCAATGACGAGTCAGTTGAATGctcatttcgatctttggagtttgtaaatgcgGCATTTGTTCCTGAAGGGAGCAAAATTTTGGctccaaaattatccaaaaccaCAGAGATGGGTTTACAATTGTTGGTAGGAAAAAAAGCTTTACCCGGAAGAGGGCTGGAGAGatatcttcaaggaaaaattgAGGTTCTGGTGCTGAAAGAAAAGCAGGATAATTTTGGCTTAGGATATAAGCCAGATAGAGGACAGAGAAGAAAGGAGATAGAGAAAAGGCAGGAAAGAAGAAAGGCACGTTTAAATGGGGAGGAAGCTAAGTGGGAGCCAATGATAATTCCCCATATATCCAAAACTTTCATATCTGGAGGAGTTATTCATTAG